GCTCTAAAAGATTATCTGAAATGAGCAGAAAATCATTTCAGGGATTTCTGTGACATAACTGACTTTGACTTCCTCGAAGAAGAGGTAAGGGAAGGTCTTGCCAACAGAATCATGGAGATCAACAGAAGCCTCAGCAACGTGTCACTCCTGGGCATGAAGCAGTTCAGGGAGAGGCCAGATGAGATTCTGATCAAACCCTTTTGTGATTGCTGCTGGGTACGGTGTCCCTTCTGTAAAGCCATCTGCACAAACACCAAGTGGCATCCAAACCAAAGGATCACAATTTCCCTTTTCATCGCCCTAAACTAAATCAATGGATGCCACTTCAAGGACACAGGAGAATTTTGGATAGATTTTTGTACAACTTCAGTAACAAGTAATGGCCGGTTTTACTCATCCCATGAATCaaaaattaaatatattttgaaagaAAACTGAAAAAAATAGCCCAGGATTTGCTGATTGGAGCATCACACCAGACCTCTCTGAACTTCCATACTGGAAGTGGTTTGTTTGGCGATTTCAAGAAGATCTGGAAAGGTATTATGACCTAAAATTCCAGGGCAAATAGTTCCATAACCTCATCTTCATATTACCCGTTTAGTGTACGTGAGATTGTGAATATCATTGCAACAAATATACCATACTATGGGGAAAAAAGATACAGTGATAGACTGTGGTCAACCCAGATACATATTTAATATGCCAAACAGTTCACTAATACATATATTAGAACAATGATTTGTTGAGTGTCATTGCTCCTGTCCTAACCCATTGATCTAACTAAATCACCCCTCATATTGGGGTCTAGTAGATTTTGAAAGAAGTAAGTTTGAGGTCTCCTTTGATACGAATGTAGGTAATGACGTGTAGGCCTTCACGATTGGGGAACTGGATCTCCTGTCCATCAGGCATCTCCACTTCAAACATGTCGCCCGTCAGCTTCAGCACAATCTTGAGAGGGAGAAACCCCATTTGTTTATATCATTAGTGTTGTAGCACATTCACCCTTACACCCACATGGCCAATTGCAACGAACATGCTGGACTAAGCATTAGCGCTAGTTTCCTTAAAACGACACTAGCGGGAGATTACATGGACATAGGCCCTAATTGTTTTTGTTATATTGAACACCTGAAACATTATGCCCAAGATTCTCAATTTTTATAGTCAGGACcaaacccccctccctccatatTTTCAACCTCCATTTTCACACCTTGAATGTAGAACCCCTTTGGAGTGGATTGTggatctctctcttctcatcacCCCAGCAGCCGGCAATCTTTGAGTTGCACACGAGCACAGTACCATCAGTGTCATCATTGAAGCGTGGGTTAAAGTGCAGTGCCAGGTCATCTTCATCACAGCCCAGGTCGATCTGGAACCTGGATATCGGAAAAAGGAAATCCAGAAACCCCAATACACATCTGTCTAACATGAATTGatttcacacatacagtataccaaaACAAAACCCTTCTCTGGTCCGTCCTCTCCTCTTTCGAGCAATAATTTGTGAAACTGgtagttttatttgtatttttatgcaTAAGATTAATGTATGGGTCCCTCTGTGCGATATAAACACAAAAAACAGTTAAATGcagctcccaagtggtgcagacactgcatctcagtgcaagaggcgtcactgcagtacctggttcgaacCAGGCTGCATCAAattcggctgtgattgggagtttcACAGGGAAACtcccaattggcccagcatcgtccgggtttggccggggtaggcagtcattgtaaacaagaatttgttcttaaatgacttgcctagttaaataaaatgaaaaatgaaaatgTTTAAATGTACCTCTCAGCCTCATCCATAATCCTCCCCTGTACTTTGAACTGGTCTCCAGCTCTCAGCTCCACATGCTTCAGCTCAAGTTCCTATGAAGAACAATATAATTAAATGGAGTGCTTTTGAACATAAGGTAAATGTGATTTTGTATTTTAATATGACATTTTGGGTTATAAAATATTTAATGACTGACTTTTAATAATCATTGGAATCACAATGTACAGTGCAtgcatatatttatttttcaataaTGACCATGTTGTCAAAACATAATCAAGACTCAAGGGCCTGACCTTTTAAATTAATTCACTCAGCAACACATATCTGAGTGCAGTAAGCATGTAGGCCactatggctgcgtttacacaggcagcccaattctgatcttttcccACAAAAGATAAgatttgggctgcctgtataAAACACAGCCTCTTCAGTAAGCAACTATGTGGAATAAAAGTATCAGCCATGCATGAAAGTTAATGAGACTTACCATTGGCATTGCCATGTTGTCACTGGTGGCGAAAGGGGCCCTGAATGTTGTTTGACTTGCAAGACGGACGGACTGGGATCAGACAAGATAGCCTTATTTACTGAGATACAGAGAGTAAAATGTTAGTTGGAAGTTTGAACTATCCTTTTATGTGCCCAACCCTCCTCGCACAGGTCACTCACTGATTAGCATGATAATGAGGCATGATTAATGAtgattcaataaataaataaaaatgattaTCTCACTCACACCTCAATACTAGGTTATTAGAAGAAGCTTGGTGGCAGACTGACAGTGAAGATAGTTGCCTACTAAACTGATGCTTTTACTCACATGGAAAAGCTTGATCTTTGATCAAAGTCAATCTGATCAGTAATCAACTGTGTAGTGCTGCACTGTATATTATTATCTGGGTGGTTTGAGCCATGAATGCTAATTGGTTGACAGCCTCTAGTGGTGCTGTAATGACAGTGTTTAAAGTAAATGACTGTCCAGTGaaaaatctcacttttaaaagcTCATGCTGtgttaactcatacccaaataatgttaTCAACTCATATTTTACTCATattttgtggccaaagcatacaTTTCAGAAGAAAACACACACTTGTTGTATCTCAAACAGACCGTTAAAAAAAAATGCATGCTATTTCCTCATATAACACGATGTCACGTTTTTGTCCCAGACGGCTAATTGGCTCATTGGCTGAGCTGGCTATTAAGTCGTTTACTTGTCATTAATATTTTTAATGACTGGTATACGCCCACAGCATTCTGTTCTTTCAAACACAGAAAAGCGGCTTTTAAACATAATTTTAAAAAGGAAATAACTATTACAACTaatattgtaattaattatatAATTTAATAGAAATCTGGAACCACTGGACAGTTAAAGTGCATGATCTGCCCTTAACAAATACAACAGTGAATAGATTTTATGAATCAACAGTATATTCAGATATATGTGCTGTGAAAGTGTGACTACGTCCCCCTATCCTATCAACCTTTTAGTCTTTGAATGGTCTTCCAAgtgcaaaaaaaacacaaaaacgcTATTAAAAAACTTTTAGAAAAGGCATCAGGTAGAATAAGTAGATGAAtccacaaatacaattttatacaTCTCTTAAATTACAGCGTGTTCATGAATTTTATGATATAATATTGAAATCCAGTCCAAAACAGTATGGTCCTTGCTATCTGGAATTCTTGGGACctccctaccccattgaagtaGAAACgttaaatggttaaggtaagggttaaggttaggtaaggattatggttagggtaggggttaaggtaagggcgGGACGTCCCAAGTGTTCAGGATAGCGCTGTTTTGCATGTTactatttaataaataaacatatcTTTGGGGAAATAGGAAAAGGGAATCAGTGACTGTTTCCGCTAAATTCCCGGAAGTGACGAGGACAAGTAAACAGAATCTTATTTTTGACAGATGAATAACCCGTGAAGTGGTCCGAAGAAATACAAAATAATCTAAAATAAAATGTACATTTAAAGAAACATTCCCCAGGGGCATGAGATAAACGTTTGTGTTAAGATAACGCGCGTCATCAACTGTCGGAGGTAAATAGCTGGCAAGTGGCCACCTTTCTTTTTTATCATGCTCATTTGCAATATACATACTGCTGACAGCTGCCAACATAGGGTAGCCTAGCTAGCATGTAGGCTAACCAGTATTTAGGGAAGTGGCTAGCTACGGTGcagcggtccaaggcactgcatcgctgtgctagaagcgtcactacagaccctggttcgattccaggctgtatcacaaccggccgtgattgggagtccaatagggtggCGCGCAAtgggcccagcgtcgttagggtttggctggggtaggccgtcagtgtaaataagaacttgttcttaacttacttgcctggttaaataaaagccTAGCTAGGTTTGAACCAGGACCTACAAACTGTGCTTGTGGAGACGACGATCTCGTCATATTCGTCGTCTACTAAAGCCCAGGTACTGGTTGGTTCAAGCTAGGCTCAGCTATTTACTGTTGGCTTCATCATTAACTGACAAGCTAATTCCAATTTCTTGCCAGCAAATAAAGGAAAGCTTTCTAGTTATATTTGTTGCCCACATATTCTGTTACACTTACTGTGTCAGCATTGGCAACCTTAACCCGTGATAGAATTTTGTGTGACATAACTAGttaacttatttttttaaatgtctttatAGACTAAGATTAATCAATGCCATTCTTGTTTTCCTCTTAGCCAGATTATACAGGATAAACAGTCCTGGAATGTTCACAGACATGGACTATGAGTTGGAGGAGGACAAACTGTAAGTAAATATGATTTGCATCCTTTTcaaaaagtgaaaacaggttttaaaaaatgttttgtgtgtgtgtgtgtgtgtgtgtatgtatgtgaaacTGCTAGCTttgttagcggtgtgcgctaaatagcgtttcaatcggttacgtcacttgctctaagaccttgaagtagtagttccccttgttctgcaagggccgcggcttttgtggagcgatgggtaacgatgcttcgagggtgactgttgtcaatgtgtgcagagggtccctggttggcgcccgggtatgggcgaggggacggacgtaaagttattctgttacatatgtatgtatgtatactgcactgctcaaaaaaattaagggaacacttaaacaacacaatgtaactccaagtcaatcacacttctgtgaaatcaaactgtccactcaggaagcaacactgattgacaataaatttaacatgctgttgtgcaaatcgaatagacaacaggtggaaattataggcattaagcctagacacccccaataaaggagtggttctgcaggtggtaaccaGGCCACTTTttagttcctatgcttcctggctgatgttttggtcacttttgaatgctggcggtgctttcactctagtggtagcatgagacggagtctacaacccacacaagtggctcaggtagtgcagctcatccaggatggcacatcaatgcgagctgtggcaagaaggtttgctgtgtctgtcagcgtagtgtccagagcatggaggcgctaccaggagacaggccagtacatcaggagacgtggaggagcaggaccgctacctccgcctttgtgcaaggaggagcaggaggagcactgccagagccctgcaaaatgacctccaacaggccacaaatgtgcatgtgtctgctcaaaaggtcagaaacagactccatgagggtagtatgagggcccgatgtccacaggtggggttgtgcttacagcccaacaccatgcaggacgtttggcatttgccagagaacacaaagattggcaaattcgccactggcgccctgtgctcttcacagatgaaagcagggtCACACTGaggacgtgacagtctggagacgccgtggagaacgttctgctgcctgcaacatcctccagcatgaccggtttggcggtgggtcagtcatggtgtggggtggaatttctttgggggggcgcacagccctccatgtgctcgccagaggtagcctgactgccattaggtaccatttgctggtgcggttggccctgggttcctcctaatgcaagacgatgctagacctcatgtggctggagtgtggcagcagttcctgcaagaggaaggcattgatgctatggactggcccgcccgttctccagacctgaatccaattgagcacatctgggacataatgtctcgctccatccaccaacgccacgttgcaccacagactgtacaggagttggcggatgctttagtccaggtctggtaggagatccctcaggagaccatccgccacctcatcaggagcatgcccaggcgttgtagggaggtcatacaggcacgaggagtccacacacactactgagcctcattttgacttgttttaaggacattacgtCAAAGTTGGattagcctgtagtgtggtttttgTGTGACTCcgaatccagacctccatgggttgataaatttgatttccattgataatttctgCGTGAGTTTGTTGTCAGCACATccaagaaaaaagtatttaataagaatatttctttcattcagatctaggatgtgttattttagtgttccctttaattttttgagcagtgtgtgtgtgtgtgtgtgtgtgtttggaaaggcatacacttgtctatataaggtcccacagttgacagtgcatggctgagcaaaaaccaagccatgaggttgaaggaattgtctgtagtgcTTTGAGACAGGATCTTGTCAAGacagagatctggggaagggtaccaaaaaatgtctgcagcattgaaggtccacaacaACAGTTGTCCCCATAATTCttatatggaagaagtttggaaccaccaagactcctcctagagctggccgccaggccaaactgaccaagaacccgacggtcacgctgacagagctccagagttcctctgtggagatggttgtccttagggaaaggttttcccatctctgcagcactccaccaatcaggcatttatgctAGAGTGGCTCGACCGAAGCCATTCCTCCAGTAAAAGGCACAAAacagtccacttggagtttgccaaaaggcacctaaaggaatctgatcatgagaaacaagattctctagtctgatgacaccaaaattgaactctttggcctgaatgcctagAATCACATCTGGGGggaaccaggcaccgctcatcacctggccaataccatccctacggtgaagcatggtggtggcagcatcatggtttggggatgtttttcagtagcagggactcagagactagtcaggatcaagggaaagatgaacggcacaaagtacagagggatcattgatgaaaacctgctccagagggctcagaacctcagactcaGGCCAAGGTTCACCTTGACAATAATGACCCaaaccacacagccaagacaatgcaggagtggcttcgggacaagtctctgaatgtccttgagtggcccagccagagcccggacttgaacctgatcaaacatctcttgagagacctgaaaatattgggagaaactcccaaatacaggtgtgccaaacttgtagcatcatacccaagaagacttgaggctgtaatcggtgccaaagatgcttcatcaaagtactgagtaaagggtctgaatacttatgtaaatgttatatttccggggggggggggtattatacatttgccaaaatttctaataacctgtttttgttttgccattatggggttattgtgtgtagattgatgaaggaaataaaacatttaaaatccattttagaataaggctgtaacgtaccaaaatgtggaaaaagtgaaggggtctgaatactttccaaatgcactgtacatctaATTGGCTTTGACAGCGCTTGCTTTCCCAAATCATATTGTAGAAACTAGACAGACAATGTATTAACAAGATCTCCAATTATTCTTCAACAGGGGGATCCCTACAGTCCCTGGGACTATATCCCTGAAGAAGGATGCTCAGAACCTGATAGGGATCAGCATCGGGGGTGGGGCGCAGTACTGTCCCTGTCTCTACATTGTACAGGTATTATGTAACTATACTGTACCTCAGTCCATTAGAGCGGTTGTTTGGTTCAGTAGCTATGTAACCAGAGTGTTAACTAAATCAGGAACATTAGATTATAGATGCATAAACCATTATCTTGAACTTTCTTAAAGCAGTTTGTTTTAAGGCTCTGTGctcttatggcttggtttttgtcaTTATTGGATATATTCTTTACCTGTAACTGGGATCTCTGTCAGGTCTTTGACAACACCCCTGCTGCTCTGGAGGGGACTCTGGCGGCTGGCGATGAGATCACAGGAGTGAACGGAAAACCTGTGAAGGGCAAGACAAAGGTGGAGGTGGCAAAGATGATTCAGGCTGTCCAGGTACAATAAGAGGGCTTGGAATCAGCTTTTCAATCTATTTTTGTTTGATACTGCAAAAGACTACAAACCAGTTAGTGTATTTCCTATAGTTATTTTTTTGTTCGCCACACAACCCAAACCTTGTACCAACACTGACAAAACTAACAAGACTAACACTTACCAGTAGATAAAAATAGAAAGTCCAAAGCCACAGTATTTAATTTCTGGATTCTGTGTTTTTTATCAGTAAATGACCAGTCAGTCTGAAAAGGACTGTGGTCACTATTCGATGTTCAATAATAGGGACACCTCAGATCGCTCAGCAGAGCTAGTGAGAACAGGATAATAGCCAGGAGTTTGGACCCTCATGTCACCAGTGTGGAGTGGCAATGTTGTTTTTAAATCCATTGTGACAACACAGGAAGCTATGCGAGTTCAATGACTACCCCACCATGGTCTGTGCTCAGGattagagagatggggagagacgcTCCACTGTCTGTATAAAGGATTAGTATGTGCCATTGTAGCCCTTAGGCTTCGCTGACTCTTTCATTTTTTTTGCATACTATGCCTACTGAGTTGAAATTGTCACAGTAGTATTTATTGATATTACTTGCAAACGTTGTGCAGTTTTATCAGAGAATCTGTCATTCTAATGTTTTTACACTTGCAGAAGCACCTTTGTTTGGCTTAGACTGCTATATTGTGCAGTCTTGTCCTTCATGGTTTTCAGTTGATATTATTTCCAGACACACTTTGTACACATGGATTGTTTGGCAATACCTTGTTAACTATAACCTGCCTGTAACACGAATCCCCAGACTAACCAGGGGAGAAAGCCAATGTTGGGTAGATCTAGCAATACTGTATTGCCTGGGGAACTCCATAGGCTATATATTTTAGTTTGAGTAATAGGATCCCTGGGCGAAGTGTCTGTGGATTTGCATCATGGTTTTTATTATACTGAGGTGGTGTTTGAGTGACTGTCTTATCTCTTCCATTCATTCCTCTTTTCTTTGCAGGGAGAAGCAACGATCCACTACAACAAGCTGCAGGCTGACCCCAAACAGGGGAAGTCGCTGGACATAGGTAACAGTTGCACAATACATCTCTAAAATATACAGGTattgacaaaataaaggaaacaccaacatagtgtcttaataggaCGTTGGGCCGTAACAAGCCAATAGAGCAGAATTCTCTTTggaatagattctacaagtgtctggaactctactggagggatgcgacaccattcttccacaagaaattccataatttgatgttttgttgttgttgatggtggtggaaaaggctgtctcaggcgccgctccagaatctgCTCTGGGGTTGAGATCGGGTGACTGGCAGGGCCGTGGCATATCATGAAATATCAACAAATTGAGCAGTCCTTTTCACTGAAGCTCTTGTCAAACTTGAGAGTTCACTAAGTCACTAAGATCTTTTCTAGCCATGGTAGCAAAAATATTGggcttttttttaaatacatgacCCTGCATATGACGGGATATTAATTCCAcaactgtgtggaagcacctgctttcaatatacagtacattgtatccctcatttactcaagtgtttcctttattttggcagtttccTATATATGGGTAGAGTACCATTCTTACTCACCAGAAAGACAGATGCTACCATCATAGTATGTTTCTACATCTGGTGTGTTTTAGTGCTGAAGAAGGTGAAGCACCGCCTGGTGGAGAACATGAGCTCTGGTACAGCAGACGCTCTGGGGCTCAGCAGAGCCATACTCTGCAATGGTGAGACTGGGACAAAACACGCTGTCCATCCTTCTGGCCATGTTAAACAGTTCTATTATTTCTGACTTTACTTTCCTCATTGCATACACTTGAAGCCAATTACAGTCAATTGAAGCCAATTTAGTTGACATCACCCCTACGATACTGGCCCTGTCCAAATAACTGTACTAGGGTACCACATACTTAAACTATAAACTAATTTCGTCATTTGATCTCGTAGAATTCACTTGCCTTTTCTGACTCGCGTGCTTGACAAAAGCTGATAATCAGATAAATTGATGCGCAGTACAAAGATGAACGAATGGTGGGATTCAACGCAATCACGTATTAGATGACTCATTCGGAGTACTATTTAAAATATATCAACTTTTTTCAGATACTATCTAGTATGCTAGTATGGGTATTCGGACACGGCCACTGCATAAGCTCTGTGCAATCTCATGATGACTGATATCATCTGGACCGGAGAGGGGCACTACGCTACTACTGTAAGTGTCCTCATACTAGGCCCTTTTGTTTTCAGATGGTCTGGTGAAGAGGCTGGAGGAGTTGGAGAAAACAGCAGAGCTGTACAAaggtattttttaaatgattaatgTTATTATGTGTGACATTCTCCATACGTTCTCCCTTCTTCATGCACCACTGTCCTTGTTTGTCTCTTTACAGGCCTGATGGAGCACACGAAAAGACTGCTCAGAGCCTTCTTTGAactctctcagacacacagagGTGAGTTGCCACGCCTTGAAACTACACAAACATTATGTTAAACTACAGATCTAGACACAATATAACCATGTACTATGATCATACTCAAGCTCCCTCGCACTGAAAGCGAACAGGTTTGTATTTACAGTAATGTGTTGCATGCCATGAGACTGGATGGTGTTTGATTGTTCCACACTCTCCCTCTGCCTGGACGACCCTCAGCGTTTGGGGATGTGTTCTCTGTGATCGGGGTACGGGAGCCTCAGGCTGCAGCCAGTGAGGCCTTTGTGAAGTTTGCTGAGGCTCATCGCAACATGGAGAAGTACGGTATCCAGCTGCTAAAGACCATCAAGCCTGTGAGTAGTAGAAGAAATGAACAAACAGTCAAATCAATACACAAACCATTAACAGGATTCATATGCCAACACCCC
The sequence above is a segment of the Oncorhynchus gorbuscha isolate QuinsamMale2020 ecotype Even-year linkage group LG16, OgorEven_v1.0, whole genome shotgun sequence genome. Coding sequences within it:
- the LOC124000307 gene encoding galectin-2-like; amino-acid sequence: MAMPMELELKHVELRAGDQFKVQGRIMDEAERFQIDLGCDEDDLALHFNPRFNDDTDGTVLVCNSKIAGCWGDEKREIHNPLQRGSTFKIVLKLTGDMFEVEMPDGQEIQFPNREGLHVITYIRIKGDLKLTSFKIY
- the LOC124000306 gene encoding PRKCA-binding protein-like translates to MFTDMDYELEEDKLGIPTVPGTISLKKDAQNLIGISIGGGAQYCPCLYIVQVFDNTPAALEGTLAAGDEITGVNGKPVKGKTKVEVAKMIQAVQGEATIHYNKLQADPKQGKSLDIVLKKVKHRLVENMSSGTADALGLSRAILCNDGLVKRLEELEKTAELYKGLMEHTKRLLRAFFELSQTHRAFGDVFSVIGVREPQAAASEAFVKFAEAHRNMEKYGIQLLKTIKPMLHDLNTYLHKAIPDTKLTIRKYLDVKFEYLSYCLKVKEMDDEEYSCIAMGEPMYRVGTGNYEYRLVLRCRQEARARFAKMRKDVLEKIELLDQKHVQDIVFQLQRFVSGMSRYYDECYAVLKDADVFPIEVDLSRTMINYGSQSRSFTEEEEEEGGGGSEEQDVGAGKQAENGAEKLIDDY